From the uncultured Trichococcus sp. genome, one window contains:
- a CDS encoding 6-phospho-beta-glucosidase, with the protein MSKEALKIVTIGGGSSYTPELIEGYILRKDELPIKEIWLVDIEAGKEKLEIVGAMAKRQVEAAGLDWEVHLTLDRFNALKDADFVTTQFRVGLLNARIKDERIPLSHGVLGQETNGAGGMFKAFRTIPIIGQIIADMKVQCPDAWLINFTNPAGMVTEAAIKHFGWKKTIGLCNVPIGHRKVAAEKLAIPEEDLLFKFAGINHFHWHRVWDDKGAERTDEVIDMVYGPQKTEDENHLKNIHSAQFHYEQLKDLGLLPCGYHRYYYIEDEMLKHSIEEFEKGETRAQVVKATETRLFELYKDPALNYKPEELSQRGGTHYSDAACEVIASIQNDKRTDMVVSTANNGTIQDMPYDCVVEVSALITAHGAEPYNWGEMPSAARGLLQGMKAMEETVIRAAITGSYGAALQAFTINPLVPGGTTAKTLLDELLYAHKEHLPQFAEKIAEIEANQPETVAYVDELMKSN; encoded by the coding sequence ATGTCGAAAGAAGCTTTGAAGATTGTTACGATTGGTGGAGGTTCCAGTTATACACCGGAATTGATTGAAGGATATATCTTAAGAAAAGATGAATTACCGATAAAAGAAATTTGGTTGGTGGATATCGAAGCCGGTAAGGAAAAATTGGAAATCGTCGGCGCAATGGCGAAACGCCAAGTCGAGGCGGCTGGATTGGACTGGGAAGTCCACTTAACATTGGATCGTTTCAATGCTTTGAAAGATGCGGATTTCGTAACGACGCAATTCCGTGTAGGTTTACTGAACGCTCGTATCAAAGATGAGCGCATTCCATTGTCCCATGGTGTTTTGGGGCAAGAAACCAATGGTGCAGGCGGGATGTTCAAAGCTTTCCGCACGATTCCGATCATCGGTCAAATCATTGCGGATATGAAAGTGCAATGTCCGGATGCATGGTTGATCAACTTTACGAACCCTGCAGGTATGGTGACTGAAGCAGCCATCAAACATTTTGGTTGGAAAAAAACAATCGGATTGTGCAATGTTCCAATCGGACATCGCAAAGTCGCAGCAGAAAAATTAGCGATTCCTGAAGAGGACTTACTGTTCAAATTTGCCGGAATCAACCACTTCCACTGGCACCGTGTCTGGGATGACAAGGGCGCTGAACGTACAGATGAAGTGATCGATATGGTCTATGGACCACAAAAAACCGAAGATGAAAACCATCTGAAAAACATCCACAGTGCGCAATTCCACTATGAGCAATTGAAGGACTTAGGATTGCTTCCTTGCGGATACCACCGTTATTACTATATTGAAGATGAAATGTTGAAGCATTCCATCGAAGAATTCGAAAAAGGTGAAACACGTGCGCAAGTCGTCAAGGCAACTGAAACGCGTTTGTTCGAACTTTACAAAGATCCTGCTTTGAACTACAAGCCGGAAGAATTATCGCAACGCGGCGGTACGCACTACAGCGATGCAGCCTGCGAAGTGATTGCGTCGATCCAAAACGACAAACGCACGGACATGGTCGTATCGACAGCGAACAACGGCACGATCCAAGATATGCCATACGACTGTGTCGTTGAGGTTTCCGCCTTGATCACAGCCCATGGCGCAGAGCCGTACAACTGGGGCGAAATGCCTTCCGCAGCCCGTGGCTTATTGCAAGGCATGAAAGCGATGGAAGAAACAGTCATCCGCGCAGCCATCACAGGCAGCTACGGTGCGGCATTGCAAGCCTTCACAATCAACCCGCTTGTGCCGGGTGGTACAACAGCCAAGACTTTGTTGGATGAATTATTGTATGCACACAAAGAGCACTTGCCGCAATTCGCAGAGAAAATCGCTGAAATTGAAGCAAACCAGCCGGAAACAGTCGCTTACGTCGATGAATTGATGAAATCTAACTAA